In the Sandaracinus amylolyticus genome, GCTCGACGCGGAGCGACGCGTACTTCGGGGATCGAATCCTGAACGGATTCTTCCCCGCGCGATTCAAGCGCAAGCCCGGCGATCAGTCGGGGCTCCATCTCGCGTTCACCTGGTCGAAGCTCGAGCTGAACGGGCTCATCGATCTGCCCGACATGGCCGCGCGCTTCGAGCTGAAGAGCGGACATCTCGTCCCGACCGAGATCCGCCTCGCGTTCCGCGCGCCCGACGGGCTCTCTCCGCCCGGGAAATACGCGAAGGAGACGACCTACACGGCGGCGGACGGCGCGCGCTGGGCCGAGGCGAAGCGGGTGTTCCGCACGCTCTATTTCGGCGTGTACGGCCAGCTCTACGGCCACGTCGCGCTCGCGCACTTCAACATGGAGCAGTACGCGATCGCGATGAATCGGAACCTGCGCAAGAGCCCGCTGCGCAGCATCCTGATGCCGCACCTCAAAGAGGTGTCGAACATCAACGACAAGGGGCGGACTCTGCTGCTCGGCGCGGACGACGGGCTCTTCGCGCTCGCCAAGCCGATCACGCTGCCGAGCCAGCTGAAGTGGCTCGAGTCGAACGTGGGTCGCCACGACTGGCACGGATTCTCGCCGCGCACGCCTCTCTCTGCGCATCACGTCTACGCGCAGGCCGCGCAGCTCTACTGGGAGGCGATCCACGAGTATCTGCGCGTGGTGTTCGCCGAGCGCCGCGCCGAGCTCGAGAGCACGTGGAGCGAGGTGCTCGACTTCGAGCGCGATCTCCTGGAGCACAGCGTCGCGCTGACCGAGCGCGGCATGGAAGAGGCGGGCGACGAGCTCGCCTGGGACGATCGCAACGAGCTCGCGGTGGCGCATCCCGGTCGGGCGAAGCGGGCCGACGGGCGGGCTGCCGCGATCACGCCGATCACCGGAGGACGCCCCTTCGGCGACGAGGCGCTCGCGAACCTCCAGCAGCTCTGTGCGTACTGCATCTTCCACACGACGTTCGTGCACGGGTGGTTCCATCAGGAACAGAACAACGAGTTCGGTGAGATCGAGTACGCCCAGATGCTCACCGGAGGCTCGATGAAGCCCGAGGGCGACCCCTCGATCCTCCCCGACGCCGAGCTGCAGAGCCTGGGGCTGCGAGTGACGCACTCGCTGACCGGCTTCGACTGGGGCTTCCTCACGAAGAACGAGGACGGCGATCTCGATCCGCGATTGATCGAGGCAGTCCGCTCGCGCGCCGATCGGTTCTCCGCGATCGGATTCGACATCTCGACCCTGCGTTCGCGCCTCAACAGCTGATGTCGGGAGGAACGAACATGAGCGCTCCTTTTCCGCTGCCGATCGAGGATCGGCTCGCGCTGATGGACGCGATCGCGCGATACAACCTGCTCGCCGATCAGAACGACATCGAGGGATATCTCGAGCTCTTCGCCGACGACGGACGTCTCTTGATGTTCGTGCCGTGGCAGCCCGCGCCGATCGTCGACGTGAAGGGCAAGACCACGCTGCGCGCGGCGCTGCACGAGGTGCTCTCGCGCCGTGAGAAGCCGATCAAGATCTTCCAGACGCACCCGGTGATCGAGGGCATCGACGCGCGCACCGCGCGGACGCAGACCGAGTTCTTCGGGTTCTGGCCGCGCACCCAGGACGAGCCTCCGACGCTGCGGCTCGGCGCCTGGTACGTCGACATCTGGACGAAGAGCGGCAGTCGCTGGCTGATCTCGGAGCGCCGAGAGCAACCGGCGAGCGCGCCCCTCGCGCACTGATGGGTGCATCGATGGCGTACGACGTGCGGCAGACGATGCTGGTGCTCGGCTTCCTCTCGTATCTCGGGTTCGACGAGATCGAGCGGGGCGTGAAGGGCGACACGCACGTGTTTCGCCTGCTGCAGCGGGCGCTCGATGCGGTCCCGGGGCTCGACCGGCGCTGGAAGCTGGTGTGGGGCCCGGCGAGCCGGCGCTTCGCGTTCACGATCTTCGCGCAGAACCTGATGTTCGTGGTGCGCGACGAGCGCGACCCGACGCACCTCGTGGTCGTCGTGCGCGGGACGAACCCGGTCTCGCCGGTGAACTGGCTCGTCGAGGACTTCTCGATCGCGCGTCTCGAGCGCTGGCCCTATGCGCACGACGACGCGAGCGCGCGCGTCTCGATGGGGACGCTGATCGGGCTCGGGGAGCTGCAGGCGATGCGTCCCGGCGCGGGCCTTCCGGGATCCGGTGCGTCGCTGCACGAGCTGTTGATCGACGAGGTGCGCGCCGCGCGCGGCGCGCGCGTGAAGGTGTCGGTGGTGGGCCACAGCCTCGGCGGCGCGCTCGCGCCCGCGGTCGGGCTGTGGCTCGAGGACACGCGCACCGCCTCCGACGTGCCCGGGCTGCGGCCCTGGGATCCCGAGCGACGCGCCGACGTGCACGTGTTCTCGTTCGGCGGGCCGACACCCGGCAATCGTGGGTTCGCCGCGCGCTACGACGCGCTGCTCGGCGCGCGCACCCATCGGGTGTGGAATCCGCTCGATCCCGTGCCGCACGGGTGGGAGCGCGAGACGGTGGCGCGACTGCCGCGTCTCTACGAGCCGAAGATCCGCGTCGATGTGCTGATCGATCTGGTGTTCCGCGTCACCGGGCATCTCTCGCACGACGGCGACTATCGCCACGTGACGGGGAGCGCTCCGTCGATCGAGGGCGCGCGGCTCCATCCGAGCTTCGCGCGCTTCTGGACGCAGATGCTCTATCAACACTCGCTCGCGTATCTCGATCTCTTCGGTGTGCTCGGCCACGTCCCGCTCGCCGATCACCTGCCGTGGTCGCCCGCGATGCGTGCGCGCGTGGCGGAGGTCGAGGGCGAGGCGGTCGTGCTGGAGCGCGAGGTCGCGAGCGAGATCGAGCGCGACGAGGTGCGCGTGGCGGGCCGCATCGCGCGAGGGCTCTCGCGCTTGGTGCAGATCCCCGCGTCGGTCCTGGTGCATGCGCTGCCTGCGCACCTTCCGCTCGCGTCGTTGATGCTGCGGGGTGCGCATCACGAGGCGCAGCCGCGTGTCGAAGCACCGGTGGTGAGCGGCGCGACGCCTCGCGCAGCGTGAGGAGCAGACGTGATGTGGCGAAGGCTCCTCCGGCTCGCACACAGCCCGATCGTCGACGCGACGATCGGCGTCGTGATGGTCGGCACCGCGCTGATCGAGATCGCCGGCGAGTGGCTCGAGCCGCTCGTCGGCGGTGCGATCGGCGCGGCGCACGGGCTCTTCGTCGTCGGCGTGGTGCACACGTTCAAAGCGCTCCCCGGGCTCGTCGAGGGCGCGGACAAGATCGAGCGCGCGAGAGAGATCGAGCGAGAGCGCGACGCTGCGTAGCGGGGAGGGGCGAATGGCTCGCACGTTCGACGTGGTGTTCGAGGGCGGTGGCGCGCGCGGGCTCGTGCTGAACGGCGCGATCCAGCGGCTCGAGGAAGACGGCCACCGCATGCGCCGTCTCGTCGGGACGAGCGCGGGCGCGATCGCGGCGTCGCTCGTCGCGGCGGGGTTCAGCGGAGACGAGCTCGTGGAGATGAGCCGCGCGCGTCGTGCCGACGGACTGCCGGAGTTCGCCGACTACGTGAGCGAGCCCGTGCTGCCCGACGCGGAAGTCGTGCGTCGCTCGGGGATCTACAGCGCGATCATGGACGCGGAGCGCAAGCTGCACGTGCCCGCGGGGATCGCCGACACGATCGCGAGGCACCTCGGTGCGTGGCTCGCGCACGTGCCCGGTCTGCGCAGCGCGTACTCGTTCGTCGAGCACGGCGGCGTGCACAGCGGCGACGGCTTCACCGGGTGGCTCGTGCGGACGCTCGATCACAAGCGCACGGGTCTGTCTCGCGTGACGCTCGGCGAGCTGCACGCGCGCACCGGCCGGCACCTCACGGTGATCGCGAGCGACAGCACCGCGGCGCGCATGTTGGTGCTCAACCACGTGACCGCGCCCGACGTGCCGTTGGTGTCGGCGGTGCGGATGTCGATGAGCATCCCGCTCTTCTTCGACGAGGTGATCTGGCGCCGCGAGTGGGGCCACTACCTCGGCGAGGACGTGACGGGCCACGTCGTGGTCGACGGAGGTCTGCTCTCGAACTTCCCGCTGCGCTTCGTGTTGCCCGACGCCGCGGCGTACTCGCGCGCGTTCATGGGCGACCCCGGCCCCGAGCCCGCGGAGGCGCTCGGTCTCTTCATCGATCAGAAGCTCGACGTGCCCGGGGCACCGCCGTCGCGTCACTCCGCGTCGAGCCCGAT is a window encoding:
- a CDS encoding lipoxygenase family protein, translating into MSDFVKLVRELVAFEALGHAPLDALLKLRDRLRGNGDRTHTVRGRIVHPGGKPIRGLVVELWDDHVVRGDDFLGETETQEDGRFEIAYAPMDDTSIVLRLYEPPQVFSSGGQRRERRVQIERIRGPRQSRQIDVDLGDHELAYYEYESKIAFPYTSRESIRRDFVPGAADRFFSSLAKWGVIHDEIVLGLRLGAKPTTAHIQSKYPKTRTLVLEEKERGSTRSDAYFGDRILNGFFPARFKRKPGDQSGLHLAFTWSKLELNGLIDLPDMAARFELKSGHLVPTEIRLAFRAPDGLSPPGKYAKETTYTAADGARWAEAKRVFRTLYFGVYGQLYGHVALAHFNMEQYAIAMNRNLRKSPLRSILMPHLKEVSNINDKGRTLLLGADDGLFALAKPITLPSQLKWLESNVGRHDWHGFSPRTPLSAHHVYAQAAQLYWEAIHEYLRVVFAERRAELESTWSEVLDFERDLLEHSVALTERGMEEAGDELAWDDRNELAVAHPGRAKRADGRAAAITPITGGRPFGDEALANLQQLCAYCIFHTTFVHGWFHQEQNNEFGEIEYAQMLTGGSMKPEGDPSILPDAELQSLGLRVTHSLTGFDWGFLTKNEDGDLDPRLIEAVRSRADRFSAIGFDISTLRSRLNS
- a CDS encoding nuclear transport factor 2 family protein, which encodes MSAPFPLPIEDRLALMDAIARYNLLADQNDIEGYLELFADDGRLLMFVPWQPAPIVDVKGKTTLRAALHEVLSRREKPIKIFQTHPVIEGIDARTARTQTEFFGFWPRTQDEPPTLRLGAWYVDIWTKSGSRWLISERREQPASAPLAH
- a CDS encoding lipase family protein; its protein translation is MGASMAYDVRQTMLVLGFLSYLGFDEIERGVKGDTHVFRLLQRALDAVPGLDRRWKLVWGPASRRFAFTIFAQNLMFVVRDERDPTHLVVVVRGTNPVSPVNWLVEDFSIARLERWPYAHDDASARVSMGTLIGLGELQAMRPGAGLPGSGASLHELLIDEVRAARGARVKVSVVGHSLGGALAPAVGLWLEDTRTASDVPGLRPWDPERRADVHVFSFGGPTPGNRGFAARYDALLGARTHRVWNPLDPVPHGWERETVARLPRLYEPKIRVDVLIDLVFRVTGHLSHDGDYRHVTGSAPSIEGARLHPSFARFWTQMLYQHSLAYLDLFGVLGHVPLADHLPWSPAMRARVAEVEGEAVVLEREVASEIERDEVRVAGRIARGLSRLVQIPASVLVHALPAHLPLASLMLRGAHHEAQPRVEAPVVSGATPRAA
- a CDS encoding patatin-like phospholipase family protein, whose translation is MARTFDVVFEGGGARGLVLNGAIQRLEEDGHRMRRLVGTSAGAIAASLVAAGFSGDELVEMSRARRADGLPEFADYVSEPVLPDAEVVRRSGIYSAIMDAERKLHVPAGIADTIARHLGAWLAHVPGLRSAYSFVEHGGVHSGDGFTGWLVRTLDHKRTGLSRVTLGELHARTGRHLTVIASDSTAARMLVLNHVTAPDVPLVSAVRMSMSIPLFFDEVIWRREWGHYLGEDVTGHVVVDGGLLSNFPLRFVLPDAAAYSRAFMGDPGPEPAEALGLFIDQKLDVPGAPPSRHSASSPIFAELGHTKVAARVLSLVETMLDGNDDTVEEAHEDAICRLPAKSYFATEFHMERERVDPLIEAGRRAMEAHLESRGRAAAA